The proteins below are encoded in one region of Drosophila santomea strain STO CAGO 1482 chromosome 3R, Prin_Dsan_1.1, whole genome shotgun sequence:
- the LOC120451512 gene encoding COX assembly mitochondrial protein 2 homolog, protein MHTDLASHLHTPACNKLIEELQACHENNAFAKFVGVCNSIDDKVVKCLKGERIARSAANRAKARESQAKYKEKLLQQEGN, encoded by the exons ATGCATACGGATCTTGCCTCCCATCTGCACACGCCCGCTTGCAACAAGTTGATCGAGGAACTCCAGGCCTGCCACGAAAAT AACGCCTTCGCAAAATTTGTGGGCGTGTGCAACTCCATTGACGATAAGGTGGTCAAGTGCCTAAAAGGCGAGAGAATCGCCCGATCCGCCGCGAATCGCGCCAAAGCCCGCGAAAGTCAGGCGAAGTACAAGGAAAAGTTGCTCCAGCAGGAAGGAAACTAA
- the LOC120451511 gene encoding protein Abitram, protein MPVQPEDPLEPFYFEQEEQEICGKLVTPITDGFQEDYPSVVDRFFTRYYYFKGDVPYQVLYHSNRICLICLAPEHPALGQGISSVNFDIGNVDRSQNVVKGKGKKGGMILQAESTLALVTTANGESYKVPSCIRGKLVEVNTALVEEPKLLEQLPEGAGYFAILLPKIENCDAIKASLLTQEQYEERLKTKKEGLPQIESTDDNSQNEKKENEMET, encoded by the coding sequence ATGCCAGTACAACCAGAGGATCCGCTAGAACCGTTCTACTTCGAGCAAGAAGAGCAGGAGATCTGTGGGAAGCTCGTAACTCCCATAACCGATGGTTTCCAGGAGGATTACCCCAGCGTTGTGGATCGCTTTTTCACCAGATATTACTACTTCAAGGGAGATGTTCCCTACCAAGTGCTCTACCACTCCAATCGCATTTGCCTGATCTGCCTGGCTCCCGAACACCCTGCGCTAGGTCAGGGCATCTCATCGGTCAACTTCGATATAGGGAACGTAGACCGCAGCCAGAATGTGGTCAAGGGCAAGGGCAAAAAGGGCGGAATGATCCTACAGGCAGAGTCCACCCTCGCACTGGTCACCACGGCAAATGGAGAGTCTTACAAGGTGCCCAGCTGTATTCGGGGCAAGCTGGTGGAGGTAAACACCGCCCTAGTGGAGGAGCCAAAGCTTCTGGAGCAACTGCCTGAGGGAGCCGGCTACTTTGCCATTCTTCTGCCCAAAATCGAAAACTGCGATGCCATCAAGGCGAGTCTTTTAACACAGGAGCAGTATGAGGAGCGTCTTAAAACCAAGAAGGAAGGTCTACCTCAAATTGAGTCCACCGATGACAACAGTCAAAAcgagaaaaaagaaaatgagaTGGAGACGTGA
- the LOC120451510 gene encoding protein BCCIP homolog isoform X1 has translation MSASKQKKLNTMEVDPNEDDSSSSEDDDDDEPHPDAYRGNEEVEIDFEGRAPVDPDAQGISQLLQRLFLRAHINCNQMADLIIAQNFIGSVICQCDDEEAESETDDDNMVEDGTVFGITSVLNLTAKKDQPSIAQLRTYILDRAKTHASQEVQQQLREILDSEQRHVGFLINERFINIPAQISVPLLQSLQQEIEAAKAKKMKFDFGTLLLLVKFYRKEAKKGKPAEDNYTNAEDELLSDRAKFSFEYSVASETDSGMSGDWLEGDAVMTPYRKLLVLEAKKLPQLIDDIQRFINGE, from the exons ATGTCTGCTAGTAagcaaaaaaaacttaataCCATGGAAGTGGACCCCAACGAGGACGACTCCAGTTCTAGCGaggatgatgacgacgacgaacCGCATCCAGACGCCTATAGAGGAAACGAG GAGGTTGAAATCGACTTTGAGGGACGGGCTCCAGTGGATCCCGATGCCCAGGGAATCTCCCAACTGCTGCAGCGACTATTCCTTCGTGCCCACATAAATTGCAACCAAATGGCGGATCTGATCATAG CCCAAAATTTCATAGGCAGTGTGATCTGCCAGTGCGACGACGAGGAAGCCGAGAGCGAAACGGACGACGACAACATGGTCGAGGATGGAACTGTCTTTGGAATTACTTCTGTGCTGAACCTCACCGCCAAGAAGGATCAGCCCAGCATCGCCCAGTTGAGAACCTACATATTGGATCGCGCCAAGACGCACGCTTCTCAGGAAGTTCAGCAGCAGCTGAGGGAGATTCTGGACAGCGAGCAGCGCCATGTGGGATTCCTGATCAACGAGCGATTCATAAACATCCCAGCTCAAATCTCCGTGCCACTGCTTCAGAGTCTGCAGCAGGAAATCGAAGCGGCCAAGGCCAAGAAAATGAAGTTCGACTTTGGCACTCTGCTCCTCCTGGTTAAGTTCTATAGGAAAGAGGCGAAGAAGGGAAAACCAGCAGAGGACAACTACACCAACGCTGAGGATGAGTTGCTTTCGGATCGGGCGAAGTTCTCATTCGAGTACTCCGTGGCCTCTGAAACCGATTCGGGTATGTCTGGCGATTGGCTGGAAGGCGATGCCGTGATGACGCCCTACAGGAAACTCCTGGTCCTGGAGGCCAAGAAACTTCCGCAGCTTATTGACGATATACAACGCTTTATTAATGGTGAATAA
- the LOC120451510 gene encoding protein BCCIP homolog isoform X2 produces MSASKQKKLNTMEVDPNEDDSSSSEDDDDDEPHPDAYRGNEEVEIDFEGRAPVDPDAQGISQLLQRLFLRAHINCNQMADLIIGSVICQCDDEEAESETDDDNMVEDGTVFGITSVLNLTAKKDQPSIAQLRTYILDRAKTHASQEVQQQLREILDSEQRHVGFLINERFINIPAQISVPLLQSLQQEIEAAKAKKMKFDFGTLLLLVKFYRKEAKKGKPAEDNYTNAEDELLSDRAKFSFEYSVASETDSGMSGDWLEGDAVMTPYRKLLVLEAKKLPQLIDDIQRFINGE; encoded by the exons ATGTCTGCTAGTAagcaaaaaaaacttaataCCATGGAAGTGGACCCCAACGAGGACGACTCCAGTTCTAGCGaggatgatgacgacgacgaacCGCATCCAGACGCCTATAGAGGAAACGAG GAGGTTGAAATCGACTTTGAGGGACGGGCTCCAGTGGATCCCGATGCCCAGGGAATCTCCCAACTGCTGCAGCGACTATTCCTTCGTGCCCACATAAATTGCAACCAAATGGCGGATCTGATCATAG GCAGTGTGATCTGCCAGTGCGACGACGAGGAAGCCGAGAGCGAAACGGACGACGACAACATGGTCGAGGATGGAACTGTCTTTGGAATTACTTCTGTGCTGAACCTCACCGCCAAGAAGGATCAGCCCAGCATCGCCCAGTTGAGAACCTACATATTGGATCGCGCCAAGACGCACGCTTCTCAGGAAGTTCAGCAGCAGCTGAGGGAGATTCTGGACAGCGAGCAGCGCCATGTGGGATTCCTGATCAACGAGCGATTCATAAACATCCCAGCTCAAATCTCCGTGCCACTGCTTCAGAGTCTGCAGCAGGAAATCGAAGCGGCCAAGGCCAAGAAAATGAAGTTCGACTTTGGCACTCTGCTCCTCCTGGTTAAGTTCTATAGGAAAGAGGCGAAGAAGGGAAAACCAGCAGAGGACAACTACACCAACGCTGAGGATGAGTTGCTTTCGGATCGGGCGAAGTTCTCATTCGAGTACTCCGTGGCCTCTGAAACCGATTCGGGTATGTCTGGCGATTGGCTGGAAGGCGATGCCGTGATGACGCCCTACAGGAAACTCCTGGTCCTGGAGGCCAAGAAACTTCCGCAGCTTATTGACGATATACAACGCTTTATTAATGGTGAATAA
- the LOC120451509 gene encoding putative aminopeptidase W07G4.4 → MGIEKILPCTLRLNKLMSLAGNDCLCIIDRDAVPNELKAIFEEHRKFDKSFDSSISCFKAPNVDQPVVYAPVPELTDYDDVRSYQEAAKRSMEKVLKAGFQTPLLFVPKVKRFPEAELCTVLGALEQLYVPIQLREAGTLKDPRVTTLSVQIDDPKAEAIFQEALVLEAGRFVARDIGVGDPERMTPIQVEKYIKPLFEKLNVNVISDSKVLEKEYPLFAAVNRAADAVERHRGRIIFLEYKPPKPARKTLMLVGKGVTYDTGGADIKAGGVMAGMSRDKCGAAAAAGFMQVVSQLQPDDIHVVAALCMVRNSVGEECYVADEVITSRAGLHVRIGNTDAEGRMCMTDALCRMKELVVEQNLPDPHLFTIATLTGHAFISAGEGQSIAIDNSVAHREDHARRLQAAGQAFGEPFEVSILRPSDFSFNAGKVIGEDLVQANNAPSVRTPRGHQVPAAFMIKASGLDKHGLDSKLPIKYTHIDIAGSAGEHPAMPTAAPLVSLVKTHLQK, encoded by the exons ATGGGTATCGAAAA AATTCTACCATGCACCCTCCGGCTGAACAAGCTGATGAGTCTGGCCGGCAACGACTGCCTGTGCATCATTGACCGCGATGCGGTTCCCAATGAACTGAAGGCCATCTTCGAGGAGCACCGCAAGTTCGACAAGTCCTTTGACAGCAGCATATCCTGCTTCAAGGCACCCAACGTGGACCAACCTGTGGTCTACGCTCCCGTCCCCGAGCTCACCGACTACGACGATGTGAGGAGCTACCAGGAGGCGGCCAAGCGGTCCATGGAGAAGGTTCTTAAG GCTGGATTCCAAACCCCTTTGCTGTTTGTGCCCAAGGTGAAGCGCTTCCCCGAGGCCGAGCTCTGCACCGTTCTGGGAGCTCTGGAGCAGCTTTATGTG CCCATTCAATTGCGGGAGGCAGGAACTTTAAAGGACCCCCGTGTGACCACGCTGAGTGTCCAGATCGATGATCCAAAGGCGGAGGCTATTTTCCAAGAAGCTCTCGTTCTGGAGGCCGGTCGTTTTGTAGCCCGCGACATCGGAGTTGGAGACCCAGAGCGCATGACGCCCATCCAGGTGGAGAAGTACATCAAGCCGTTGTTCGAGAAGCTGAACGTGAATGTGATCAGTGACTCCAAAGTTCTGGAAAAGGAGTATCCCCTCTTTGCTGCCGTGAACAGGGCTGCAGATGCCGTGGAGCGTCACCGCGGTCGCATTATTTTCCTGGAGTACAAGCCCCCCAAGCCGGCGAGGAAAACCCTGATGCTGGTCGGCAAGGGTGTGACCTATGACACTGGTGGTGCTGACATCAAGGCCGGAGGTGTGATGGCCGGTATGTCACGCGACAAGTGTGGAGCGGCTGCTGCCGCGGGATTCATGCAGGTGGTCAGTCAACTGCAGCCGGATGATATCCATGTCGTGGCTGCCCTGTGCATGGTGCGCAACTCCGTGGGCGAGGAGTGCTATGTGGCCGATGAGGTTATTACCTCGCGAGCTGGTCTTCATGTGAGGATTGGCAACACAGATGCTGAGGGTCGCATGTGCATGACCGATGCTCTCTGCCGCATGAAGGAGTTGGTCGTGGAGCAGAATCTCCCGGATCCGCATCTTTTCACCATTGCCACTTTGACTGGTCACGCCTTCATCTCGGCCGGTGAGGGTCAGTCGATTGCCATTGATAACAGCGTGGCCCACCGTGAGGATCACGCCCGAAGACTGCAGGCTGCTGGGCAGGCCTTCGGAGAGCCCTTTGAGGTATCCATTCTCCGTCCCAGTGACTTTTCCTTTAACGCTGGAAAGGTGATTGGCGAGGATCTGGTGCAGGCCAATAATGCGCCGTCGGTAAGGACTCCTCGCGGTCACCAGGTGCCCGCCGCCTTTATGATTAAGGCTTCTGGACTGGACAAACATGGCTTGGACTCCAAGCTGCCGATCAAGTACACCCATATTGATATCGCCGGCAGTGCCGGTGAGCACCCAGCGATGCCCACAGCTGCCCCTCTTGTTTCCCTGGTGAAGACCCATCTGCAGAAGTAA